From Coriobacteriia bacterium, the proteins below share one genomic window:
- a CDS encoding diaminopimelate decarboxylase, producing the protein MEKKPFVTLEKAREIAAEIPTPFHLYDEAGIRARARAVNAAFAWNPGFREYFAVKATPNPYLLKILQEEGCGVDCSSYTELALSKACGFTGHDIMFSSNETPALDMYEAHRLGAIINLDDPTMVDFLEQVADVPETIFCRYNPGGVFELGNGIMDNPGEAKYGMGEADMIEAFTRLKAAGAKTFGIHAFLASNTVTNDYYPELASQLFELAVRVAKAADVHIGYINLSGGVGVDYRPDQPANDIAVIGEGVRKAYERILVPAGMDDIAILTELGRFMLAPFGALVTQAIHEKHIYKEYIGCDACAANLMRPAIYGAYHHITVLGKENEPCDHTYDIVGGLCENSDKFAIDRQLPKIDMGDLLFIHDAGAHGFAMGYNYNGKLRSAEVLLQEDGSFKMIRRAETPADYFATFDETPFFGDILTEVEASEAAFAASKAADWKPGK; encoded by the coding sequence ATGGAGAAGAAGCCATTCGTCACGCTCGAGAAGGCCCGCGAGATCGCCGCGGAGATCCCGACGCCGTTTCACCTCTACGACGAGGCCGGCATCCGCGCCCGTGCCCGCGCCGTGAACGCCGCCTTTGCCTGGAATCCCGGCTTTCGCGAGTACTTTGCCGTGAAGGCCACGCCCAACCCCTACCTGCTCAAGATCCTGCAGGAGGAAGGCTGCGGCGTCGACTGCTCGAGCTACACGGAGCTCGCGCTGTCCAAGGCGTGTGGCTTCACCGGCCACGACATCATGTTCAGCTCCAACGAGACGCCGGCGCTCGACATGTACGAGGCCCATCGCCTCGGCGCCATCATCAACCTGGACGACCCCACGATGGTCGACTTCCTCGAGCAGGTCGCCGACGTTCCCGAGACGATCTTCTGCCGCTACAACCCCGGCGGCGTGTTCGAGCTGGGCAACGGCATCATGGACAACCCCGGCGAGGCCAAGTACGGCATGGGTGAGGCCGACATGATTGAGGCGTTCACGCGCCTCAAGGCCGCGGGCGCCAAGACGTTCGGCATCCATGCGTTCCTCGCGAGCAACACCGTGACGAACGACTACTACCCTGAGCTTGCCTCCCAGCTGTTCGAGCTGGCTGTGCGCGTGGCCAAGGCGGCTGACGTGCACATCGGCTACATCAACCTGTCGGGCGGAGTGGGCGTCGACTACCGCCCCGACCAGCCGGCCAACGACATCGCCGTCATCGGCGAGGGCGTGCGCAAGGCTTACGAGCGCATCCTCGTGCCGGCGGGCATGGACGACATCGCCATCCTCACGGAGCTTGGGCGCTTCATGCTCGCGCCGTTCGGGGCGCTCGTGACCCAGGCCATCCACGAGAAGCATATCTACAAGGAGTACATCGGCTGTGACGCCTGCGCCGCCAACCTGATGCGCCCGGCTATCTACGGCGCCTACCACCACATCACGGTGCTCGGCAAGGAGAACGAGCCGTGCGACCACACGTACGACATCGTGGGCGGTCTGTGCGAGAACTCCGACAAGTTTGCCATCGACCGCCAGCTGCCCAAGATCGACATGGGTGACCTGCTGTTCATCCACGACGCAGGCGCGCACGGATTTGCGATGGGTTACAACTACAACGGCAAGCTGCGCTCGGCCGAGGTGCTGTTGCAGGAGGACGGCTCGTTCAAGATGATCCGCCGTGCCGAGACGCCGGCCGACTACTTCGCGACGTTCGACGAGACGCCGTTCTTTGGGGACATCCTCACCGAGGTCGAGGCGTCCGAGGCCGCCTTCGCCGCCAGCAAGGCCGCCGATTGGAAGCCGGGCAAGTAG
- a CDS encoding adenylate cyclase codes for MPHITADTVWIVLGSALVLFMVGGYLLFDIGSTRSKSTQGVVVRHLLVTFTSILTFMFLGYGLFFGGTGGFFGVLDFFSLGSYGPTLPDGVPSSLFVLSQALVCAVCANIVAGTIAERASIACHVVYSIVLALLIYPMASNWTWGNGFLAQMGFHDFAGTASLNLVGGTVALVAAMLVGARSGKYDDAGRPQAIPGQSIGLQAVGVFVIFFGWFGLMGVCTLSFGTASLDALGVAFLNMVVAAVVSGLTALIATSVRYGSCDVPVVLNALIGGLVACSSGADVMLPVWALVVGALAGLVSVFGIEYVERRFRVDDPVGSVAVHGFSAVLGLLACGLFASGSGLVMGGGAGLFSVELLGAVVVAAWAAVVGWVALSITKKAGSVRVTGPEEAIGLGMSNPSIDNAFSEFLPALGGEDGTSPKVVRDVPPSQAIPLELGAPAVPAGAAGGRPPLRQVRIITKPARLGALKEGLGEIGVTGMTISHVMGYGAQRGARGMYRGVPVVDDMIPKVQVDIVVAKVPVEDVVRAARRALYTGHIGDGKIFVYDVAEAVKVRTGEHGYDAVQGIDLV; via the coding sequence GTGCCTCACATCACTGCAGACACCGTCTGGATCGTGCTGGGCAGCGCGCTCGTCCTGTTCATGGTGGGCGGGTACCTGCTGTTCGATATCGGCTCGACGCGATCGAAGAGCACGCAGGGCGTCGTCGTGCGACACCTGCTCGTGACGTTCACGTCCATCCTGACGTTCATGTTCCTGGGATATGGCCTGTTCTTTGGCGGGACGGGCGGCTTCTTCGGCGTGCTCGACTTCTTCTCGCTCGGAAGCTACGGCCCGACGCTGCCCGACGGCGTGCCCTCGTCGCTGTTCGTGCTGAGCCAGGCGCTCGTCTGCGCCGTGTGCGCGAACATCGTGGCGGGCACGATCGCGGAGCGCGCGAGCATCGCGTGCCACGTGGTCTACAGCATCGTGCTCGCGCTGCTCATCTACCCTATGGCATCCAACTGGACGTGGGGCAACGGCTTCCTGGCCCAGATGGGATTCCACGACTTCGCCGGCACGGCGTCGCTCAACCTCGTCGGCGGGACGGTTGCGCTCGTCGCTGCCATGCTCGTGGGGGCGCGCTCCGGCAAGTACGACGACGCGGGGCGCCCGCAGGCCATCCCCGGGCAGAGCATCGGGCTGCAGGCCGTCGGCGTCTTCGTCATCTTTTTTGGCTGGTTTGGCCTCATGGGCGTGTGCACGCTGAGCTTTGGCACGGCGTCTCTCGATGCGCTGGGAGTCGCGTTCCTGAACATGGTCGTGGCCGCCGTCGTGTCGGGACTCACGGCGCTCATCGCGACGTCGGTGCGCTACGGCAGCTGCGACGTGCCCGTCGTGCTCAACGCGCTCATCGGCGGGCTCGTGGCCTGTTCTTCGGGCGCCGACGTCATGCTGCCGGTGTGGGCGCTGGTCGTGGGCGCTCTGGCAGGCCTCGTCAGCGTGTTCGGCATCGAGTACGTCGAGCGCCGCTTCCGGGTCGACGACCCGGTGGGCAGCGTCGCCGTGCACGGGTTCAGCGCCGTGCTCGGCCTGCTGGCGTGCGGCCTGTTCGCAAGCGGCTCTGGCCTGGTCATGGGAGGCGGCGCGGGGCTGTTCAGCGTCGAGCTCCTCGGGGCGGTCGTTGTGGCGGCCTGGGCCGCCGTCGTGGGCTGGGTGGCGCTCTCTATCACGAAGAAGGCCGGCTCCGTGCGCGTGACGGGCCCGGAGGAGGCCATCGGCCTCGGCATGTCCAACCCCTCGATCGACAACGCGTTCTCCGAGTTCCTGCCGGCGCTCGGCGGCGAGGACGGGACGTCCCCCAAGGTTGTGCGCGACGTGCCTCCCTCGCAGGCCATCCCGCTGGAGCTGGGCGCGCCTGCCGTTCCTGCGGGGGCCGCGGGTGGCCGCCCGCCGCTGCGCCAGGTGCGCATCATCACGAAGCCCGCGCGTCTCGGGGCGCTCAAGGAGGGGCTGGGCGAGATCGGCGTCACGGGCATGACGATCTCACACGTCATGGGCTACGGCGCCCAGCGCGGCGCCCGCGGCATGTACCGTGGTGTGCCGGTCGTCGATGACATGATCCCCAAGGTGCAGGTGGACATCGTCGTCGCGAAGGTGCCGGTGGAAGACGTTGTGCGCGCCGCGCGCCGCGCCCTCTACACCGGACACATCGGCGACGGCAAGATCTTCGTGTACGACGTGGCGGAGGCGGTCAAGGTGCGCACGGGCGAACACGGCTACGATGCGGTGCAGGGCATCGATTTGGTGTAG
- a CDS encoding FAD-binding protein, producing the protein MACETTRRQFVSQAAGACTAAVALAGVGASRAFAAEAAKAEDVAWDEQADFVVLGIGASGLGAIKRALIDNDGLTVIALEKCDEAHAGGAFSCAHGLFGGVDFCDAYPVLSHGQFSEELRDRMKADTVTSAQWIIDNGLELAESAGTYRWANGSYDIWKTAYDAVKDLDGLTLHFEVTTTQLVQDGAGRVTGVIAEVEGERKAIGATRGVLLCTGNYAGDAELFRGIHEYALPYAPACPASEVGDGIFLASQAGAVTFENVSRAFEWFCWAMAKPSEELGEGMVLNDPMSNGDTALWSRIFVNAAGKRFMDESVNFMHDHSFLPFQPWERTSAPSYLHYTNLPMWTVYDAKIPSTHRLWIQDEGNLNWSYAKTRDVYQWSEDNEAEVERGWVYKADTLEELAEQMVAHHIDDGAEFAVDRDAFIETVRAYNEMCAAGEDADFGKGGDYLVPLDTPPYYAVETVPLVGYTISGLTTTEEGAVLNGAHEPIPGLYAAGDITAHGSQTNPLGCCPAFIMGMYLVDGLL; encoded by the coding sequence ATGGCATGCGAAACGACGCGTCGTCAGTTTGTCTCCCAGGCTGCAGGTGCTTGCACTGCTGCAGTCGCGCTCGCGGGGGTTGGCGCCTCTCGGGCCTTTGCTGCGGAAGCGGCCAAGGCGGAGGACGTGGCGTGGGATGAGCAGGCGGACTTCGTGGTGCTCGGCATTGGCGCTTCCGGCCTGGGCGCCATCAAGCGGGCGCTCATCGACAACGATGGTCTGACGGTCATCGCTCTGGAGAAGTGCGACGAGGCCCATGCTGGCGGTGCATTCTCCTGTGCGCACGGCCTGTTCGGTGGCGTCGACTTCTGCGACGCCTATCCCGTCCTCTCCCACGGTCAGTTCAGTGAGGAGCTGCGTGACCGCATGAAGGCCGACACGGTGACCTCGGCGCAGTGGATCATCGACAACGGCCTTGAACTCGCCGAGTCTGCCGGTACGTATCGCTGGGCGAACGGCAGCTACGACATCTGGAAGACGGCGTACGACGCGGTGAAGGATCTCGATGGTCTGACGCTGCACTTCGAGGTGACGACGACCCAGCTCGTGCAGGACGGAGCCGGCCGCGTTACGGGCGTCATCGCCGAGGTCGAAGGCGAGCGGAAGGCCATCGGTGCGACGCGCGGCGTGCTGCTTTGCACGGGTAACTACGCTGGCGATGCCGAGCTGTTCCGGGGCATTCACGAGTACGCCCTTCCGTACGCCCCGGCTTGCCCGGCGAGCGAGGTGGGTGACGGCATTTTCCTGGCTTCCCAGGCGGGCGCCGTCACGTTCGAGAACGTTTCGCGCGCTTTTGAGTGGTTCTGCTGGGCCATGGCAAAGCCGAGCGAGGAGCTGGGCGAGGGCATGGTGCTCAACGACCCCATGTCTAACGGTGACACGGCCCTGTGGTCGCGCATCTTTGTCAACGCCGCGGGCAAGCGATTCATGGACGAGTCGGTGAACTTCATGCACGACCACTCGTTCCTGCCGTTCCAACCGTGGGAGCGCACGTCGGCTCCGTCGTATCTCCACTACACGAACCTGCCGATGTGGACGGTCTACGACGCGAAGATCCCGAGTACGCATCGCCTGTGGATTCAGGACGAGGGCAATCTCAACTGGAGCTACGCCAAGACGCGCGACGTCTACCAGTGGTCGGAGGACAACGAGGCCGAGGTCGAGCGCGGCTGGGTGTACAAGGCCGACACACTCGAGGAGCTTGCCGAGCAGATGGTGGCGCACCACATCGACGACGGCGCCGAGTTCGCGGTTGACAGGGACGCGTTTATCGAGACGGTGCGCGCGTACAACGAGATGTGTGCCGCTGGCGAGGACGCGGACTTCGGCAAGGGCGGCGACTATCTCGTGCCGCTCGACACGCCTCCCTACTATGCGGTCGAGACGGTGCCTTTGGTGGGCTACACGATCTCGGGCCTGACGACGACGGAGGAAGGCGCGGTTCTCAACGGCGCCCACGAGCCGATTCCCGGCCTATACGCGGCGGGCGACATCACAGCGCACGGCTCGCAGACGAACCCGCTCGGATGCTGCCCCGCGTTCATCATGGGGATGTACCTGGTTGACGGCCTGCTCTAG
- a CDS encoding MerR family transcriptional regulator, whose amino-acid sequence MRRRTVSHVARQVGISSSGVRFLEREGLVCPEHDDETGYRFFGDDDLYTLYQYQCYRQLGMDLPQVREMLRAEPADAVSLMETHLQNLRDELARIEKLTARAIGRTAQAVEGRFELGTCPRLRVLEPYDDPSDLPKRVMDRWVDTVPLSFFGIWFRREGQGFVARRVRMSDQPCPNAPVERDADIYAYIHDIPEGPSCLCATFSYPNGTDDLALLDRPFAWLSERGLACAGDVYGHFLYLQRLPEGGARYFVRLWLPVAPAEA is encoded by the coding sequence ATGCGCAGACGAACGGTGAGCCATGTGGCTCGACAGGTTGGCATTTCGAGCAGCGGCGTGCGTTTCCTCGAACGCGAGGGGCTCGTCTGCCCCGAGCACGACGACGAGACGGGGTACCGCTTCTTTGGCGATGACGACCTCTATACGCTCTACCAGTACCAGTGCTACCGGCAGCTTGGCATGGACCTGCCCCAGGTGCGCGAGATGCTGCGCGCCGAGCCGGCCGATGCCGTCAGCTTGATGGAGACTCACCTGCAGAACCTGCGCGACGAGCTCGCCCGCATCGAAAAGCTGACCGCCCGGGCCATCGGGCGCACGGCACAGGCGGTCGAGGGGCGCTTCGAGCTGGGGACCTGCCCTCGCCTGCGTGTCCTGGAGCCGTACGACGATCCCTCTGACCTGCCTAAGCGTGTCATGGATCGCTGGGTCGATACCGTGCCCCTCTCGTTTTTCGGCATCTGGTTCCGTCGGGAGGGACAGGGCTTCGTTGCCCGGCGCGTGCGCATGAGCGACCAGCCCTGCCCCAACGCCCCCGTCGAGCGCGACGCTGACATCTACGCGTACATCCATGACATCCCCGAGGGTCCGTCCTGCCTGTGCGCGACGTTCTCATATCCCAACGGGACGGACGACCTTGCCCTGCTCGATAGGCCGTTCGCCTGGCTTTCGGAGCGGGGTCTGGCGTGTGCGGGCGACGTCTACGGCCACTTTCTCTACCTGCAACGCCTGCCCGAGGGCGGCGCGCGCTACTTCGTGCGCCTGTGGCTTCCAGTGGCTCCCGCTGAAGCGTAG
- a CDS encoding RidA family protein, which translates to MKNAIATTDAPAALGPYSQGIDAGSLVFVSGQLPINPATGEVSADISEQAEQSISNIEAILKQAGLTLADVVKTTVFLHDMGDFAAMNAVYEARFPKPCPARSAVEVGTMPRGCRLEIEAIAAR; encoded by the coding sequence ATGAAGAACGCCATTGCTACGACGGACGCGCCCGCCGCCCTCGGCCCCTACTCGCAGGGCATCGACGCCGGCAGCCTCGTGTTCGTCTCCGGCCAGCTGCCCATCAACCCCGCGACGGGCGAGGTATCCGCCGACATCTCCGAGCAGGCAGAGCAGTCCATTTCCAACATCGAGGCCATCCTCAAGCAGGCCGGCCTGACGCTGGCCGACGTCGTGAAGACGACGGTGTTCCTGCACGATATGGGCGACTTCGCTGCGATGAACGCCGTGTACGAGGCGCGCTTCCCCAAGCCCTGCCCCGCCCGTAGCGCCGTCGAGGTCGGCACGATGCCGCGTGGCTGCCGCCTCGAGATCGAGGCCATCGCCGCCCGCTAG